ACTTCTTTGCAAATCGTTAGTTACGTTCATGATCATGAACACCTTGATGAAACAGACAAAGGGACAGCTTTGTGCGGACACGTTTGGCGATCAAATTTCACGGTATGCTGGAGAGGCATTTCCCTGAACGTCGCGTGTTCCTGAAATCTGATACCGATACCAGATTCATTCGTTTGCGCTCAGAAACTCAACTCATTGCTGTTGCTGGTACGGCCGTATTCATTGGTTGGACAATCGTCGCGACGGCGATTTTGCTGATGGATAGCATCGGCTCGGGAAATTTTCGCGATCAGGCCAAGCGGGATCAACAAACCTATCAGGCACGCTTGAACGATTTGTCGGCGCAGCGTGATGGGCGCGCTGAAGAAGCGCTTGCGGCCCAGCAACGTTTCAACGCGGCATTGGACCAGATTTCTGCCATGCAATCGGAACTGCTGGAGTCCGAGACGCGCCGTCATGAGTTGGAGACGGGCATCGAGGTCATTCAGACAAGCTTGCGCAATACGATGAATGCGCGGGATGCTGCGCGTCAGGAACTTGCGTCGCTGCAAGATGAGGCTGCCGACACCGCAACGCCCACAATTGCAAGTGCAACTGGCACGGTATCTCCCGTCGATTTTCTTTCCGAAGCTCTTGCACGTACCGCAGCAGAGCGTGACGAGGTCATTGCAGACGCACAGGCGGCATTGGACCACGCCGACGATTTGACGCTTGAAATTGCCTTGATGCAAGAAAACAACGACCAGATTTTTCGCCAGCTTGAAGAGGCGATGACAGTGTCTGTTGCGCCGCTGGACAAGATGTTCAAGGCCGCCGGCATGCCACCACAGCGCATATTGGACCAAGTGCGCCGCGGCTACTCCGGTCAAGGCGGTCCGCTGACACCGCTGTCATTCTCAAGTCGGGGCGAAGAGCTGTCGCCTGACTTCCTCCGCGCCAATAGGTTGCTGGAGCAGATGGACACGCTTAATTTATACCGCATCGCCGCCGAAAGAGCCCCTTTCGCTCTTCCGGTAAAATCCGCTTTCCGATTTACCAGTGATTATGGTTTCCGACGCGATCCCAAAACAGGTGGGCGCAGAATGCACCGAGGTGTGGATTTTGCAGCGTCCGCCGGCACAGATCTATACGCAACCGCAGATGGAAAAGTCATTCATGCCGGATGGCAATCCGGATACGGCCGCCTCATCAAAATCCAACATGACTTCGGAATTGAGACAAGATACGCACATCTTTCAAAAATTCGCGTCAAAGTTGGGCAAAGGGTCTCGCGTGGCGATCATATTGGTGATATGGGAGCATCTGGACGGGTGACCGGCGTGCACCTCCACTACGAAGTGCGAGTCGGTGGGAAAGCTGTAAACCCAATGATCTATATCAAGGCTGCAAAAGATGTTTTCTAAGAGCAAAATCAACGAACCAGGCCAAAAACCGGCGGAACCAACGTCGACACCGGCAAAACCGCCCTCCTCCTCCGCACCGGCCACACCGGCGCCGAGCGAGTACAAGCCAAGCCCGCCAAAGGCCAAGCCACCTGCCTCTGTCCTATCGGCAGACCTGCATGTGACGGGCAATATGAAAACGACCGGCGACATAAATGTCGAAGGCACGGTCGAGGGTGATATCCGCGCGCATCTACTGACGATTGGTGAAACAGCGACCATCAAGGGCGAAGTGGTGGCTGATGACGTGGTCGTAAACGGTCGTATCGTAGGCCGCGTCAGGGGCTTGAAAGTGAGGCTGACGTCAACAGCGCGCGTCGAAGGTGATATTATTCACAAGACAATTGCGATTGAGTCGGGTGCACATTTTGAAGGGTCCGTACAACGTCAGGATGACCCTTTGAACCCGGGTGCAAAAACCGCGCCAGCGAAGAAAGCTAACCCGGCGTCCTAAATCGCTACTATGACTGTTGGAAAGGCGGCGCTTTAGCGGCGCCTTTTTTGCATTTTGACCGGAATTGACACTGAAAACCCAACAATACGCCTTGAAACAATGACTGCTGTTTTCAGGAATTGTCTCCTAATTCCGGTTAAGAGATATCATTTTTCACGACCCTAGATGGAATCGCCACCGGTTTAGGGTTAATTCGGAAAAGATGTATTGCATTTGAATAAAACGTGACGTAGTCCGCCGCTTGGTTTCTAGTAACAAAGGTTCGAGTAAATGCTTAAATCAGCTTTTCCAGCAATATGTCTAACAATCGCAGCGGCGATCGCGTCGCCTTCGTCGGCAGCGACGTTCAATAACGTCAAGGGCGTCGTCATCGAGGGTGGCGTAGCACCCGCAGCAAGCGCACCGCCTCCCGGACTCAAAATTGGGGATTTCAACTCCGCACCGGGCAACCCTCTTTTGAACGTGGTCGGCGACACTCAGATTTACGGTGGCGTCGCGCACCGGTTTCCGGGCGAATACACGGATGCGTGGGCCATGGATTTCGGCACCAATGTGTATGACATCGTTTTCAACTGGGTCAAAAAATCCAGGGATTTCGATGGCCAAATTCTCGTAAACGGCGTGAGCACCGAATTGTCAGAATCCGGTTCATTAAGTCTCGGCAGATACACAGGACTCGTCACATTTGACGTGGATCCGATTTATGGCCTGTTCTCGCCGACAAGAAGCAACGGTCGCTCGCATGAAGTTGCAACCTGGGACCTGCAGGTTTCGACAGTTCCACTACCAGCGGGTGTCGTTCTTATGCTGTCTGTTCTTGCGGGATTCGGCATTATGCGGCGTCGCAAGGCTTCCTAAACCATCCAAAAGAAGAGTCAAAAAACGCCTCTGACCATTTGGGAGAGGCGTTTTTTTTTCGACGTGAAACTATTGACCAAGTTCACAAACTAACGCGGTTTCATACAACGAAAACGCGCTGGCACCGCAAAGCGGGCACAATGCGCCGCTTTGCCAGTCTATCCAGCGTACGCTTGCATCAGTCAGTCACGGTGACCTTTTCCATCGTATCTGGCGCGCCTATGACAGCGCCGTTTGGACCCGCCCCCAGCTTAATGGCATCCAGAACCTCTAATCCTTCAGTCACTTTGCCAACAACGGTATATTGTCCGTTCAGGAAGTACCCTTCATCAAACATGATGAAGAACTGGCTGTTTGCGCTGTCGGGGTTCTGCGCCCGGGCCATCCCGACGACGCCCCGGTCAAACGGAACATCCGAGAACTCCGCAGGCAAATCCGGCTGATCTGAACTGCCGGTACCCGCGCGGCGCATGTCTCCGCCTGCCTTGCCGTGCTGAACATCTCCGGTTTGCGCCATGAACCCTTCGATGACTCGGTGGAACACGACGCCGTCATAGGCACCATCCGCCGCCAGTGTCGTAATCCGTTCCGAATGCCCGGGTGCTACATCCTCAAACAGGTCGATCACGATGACACCATTGGCCTCGCCGGTGACCTGAATTTCGATCCCTGATGCGGCGGCCGGGCCTGCCAACATCATTGATACCACAACCGCTTTATACATCCGCGACCACCTTCATGGAGACAATACGATCCGGTTCCGCAGGCGGTTCGCCCTTGGTGATCGCGTCTACATGCTCCATGCCTTCGATGACCTGACCGTAAACGGTATACTGGCCATTCAGGAAATCATTGTCCTTGAAATTGATAAAAAACTGGCTGTTTGCGCTATCCGGGTTTTGCGACCGCGCTGCACCAATGGATCCGCGAGCATGTGGAATTTTGGAAAACTCCGCAGGCACATCCGGCAGGTCCGACCCACCCGTCCCCGCCATCCTTAAATTGAACCCGTCTTCCATATCCCCGTGCTGCACGTCACCTGTCTGCGCCATGAAGCCGTCAATGACACGGTGAAACGCCACGTTGTCATATTGCCCGGACCGGGTGAGTTCCTTCATACGCTCAACATGTTGCGGGGCGACGTCGGGTAGCAACTGAATGGTAACTGTGCCCCCCTTCAATTCCAGAACGATAGTGTTTTCAGGGTCTTTGATCTCGGCCATTTGGCGCTCCTTCGATAATAGCTTGCCGATTACCTAAGGCGTGGCGACCAGATTGCCAAGCAAGTCCATTGACCTCTGAGCCGATAAGCGCAAAACACACCGCAATGGCGCATGAAAGGAATGGACGATGGGTTGGAAGACACTGGACGATATGGACCTTGCAGGCAAACGCGTCTTGGTGCGCGTGGACATCAATGTTCCGGTAGAAGACGGACACGTCACCGATACCACCCGGATTGATCGCATTGTCCCGACCATCAAGGACATTGTTGCGGGCGGCGGTCTCCCCATCCTTTTGGCGCATTTCGGACGGCCCAAGGGTCAATATGTGCCGGAAATGTCCTTGCGCGTGACCCTTCCCGCATTGCAACTGGCGCTCGGCCAAGAGGTTGTGTTCGTTGAACGACCTGATGTCGATGCTCTCAAAGCCCTACCCGCAGGCTCCATCGTTTTGGTAGAGAACACCCGCTTTGCTGCGGGTGAAGAGGCGAATGATCCTGCAATGGCAAAGTTCCTCGCCAGCCTCGGTGACATCTATTGCAACGATGCCTTTTCAGCCGCTCACCGCGCACATGCTTCAACAGAAGGCGTCGCGCACTTGCTGCCGTCATGTGCCGGGCGCTTGATGCAGGCTGAACTCTCCGCCTTGGAAGCCGCTCTCTCCCACCCGGAACGCCCGGTCGGTGCTGTCGTGGGGGGCGCGAAAGTATCGAGCAAGATTGCCCTTTTGGAGAATCTTGTGGGGCGGCTGGATCTGCTGGTCATTGGCGGCGGCATGGCCAACACATTCCTTGCCGCACAAGGCGCACGTCTGGGCGCATCCCTGCAAGAGCCCGATTTGATCGATACCGCCAAAACCATCATGGCGCGCGCGCAGGAGGCTGGATGCCGCATCTTGTTGCCGGTAGACGGGCGCGTCGCACGAGACTTCAAGGCAGGAGCAGCGCATGATGTAATAGCGCTCGGGCCTGACGCCGTTCTGGACGCCGATCAGATGGTCCTTGATGCGGGGCCGCTCAGCTCCAAAGCCGTGTCTGACGCCTTCGCCGATCTCAAGACCCTGATCTGGAATGGGCCGCTCGGCGCATTCGAAATGGCACCTTTCGATCAGGCCACAAATGCTGCAGCAGCAGATGCCGCGCGGCTGACCAAAGCCGGGGCATTGATTTCGGTCGCGGGTGGCGGGGATACGGTTGCGGCTCTCAATCAAGCCGGCGCAGCGGAGGATTTCACATATATTTCGACCGCCGGCGGTGCCTTTCTGGAGTGGATGGAAGGCAAGGAATTGCCAGGGGTCGCAGCCCTGACATCCTGATGGCAAGAGGTGTGTCAACGGACAGGATCGGCAAAAATGCCAGCTTTACAACGGTTTTACGACAAAGGGGATTCCCTTGATATCTCCATTGTGCCATAGTTTCGTCACGCCCGTTAAGAGGCGATCATGAGGCTACGAGACATGTCACCCACATCCCGGCCCGCTTTTGGCACATTTGTGTTTTGCGCCCTTGCCATGGGCTTGGGCACCTATTTCACATTTGCCGCCGTCCAGGGTGATTTTGGCCTCTTTCGCCGGGCAGAGATTGTCGCAGAAGCCGACGCACTGCGCGATCACCTGGATCAAGTCAAAACGGATGTGGCACGTATGGACAACCTGACGCGGCGGTTGTCGGATGGTTTTCTGGATCTCGATTTGCTGGATGAGCAGGCCCGGTCCGTTTTGGGGATGATCCGTGCGGATGAAATCGTCATCCGCTAGGATAGATATCGTTCGAAACAGGGCCTCTGAACCCTTGCAGCCCATGCTCTAGATTGCCCCTCGCAATAGCTTTACGAATCCGATAAAAGATAGTTTAACGCTAAACTATCTGCCCGATCATGGGCGCGACGAGGGAGAACCGCTCTGATGGCACCACGAAAACCAGCCAAGAAACCAAATGTATCTGCGGAGGATCTGAAAGCCTACTACCGCGATATGCTGTTGATTAGGCGCTTTGAAGAAAAGGCCGGGCAGCTCTACGGAATGGGTTTAATTGGCGGGTTCTGTCACCTCTACATCGGACAGGAAGCGGTTGTTGTGGGGCTTGAGGCAACGGCCAAGGACGGCGACAAACGTGTTACATCCTATCGTGACCACGGCCATATGCTGGCCTGCGGCATGGACCCCAAAGGCGTTATGGCGGAGCTGACAGGGCGCGAGGGCGGCTATTCCAAAGGTAAGGGTGGCTCCATGCACATGTTCTCCAAGGAGAAACACTTTTATGGCGGTCACGGTATTGTTGCCGCTCAGGTGCCGCTTGGCGCGGGCTTGGCATTTTCCGACAAGTATAAAGGCAACGACAATGTGACCTTTGCCTATTTCGGAGATGGTGCTGCAAACCAGGGCCAGGTCTATGAAGCCTATAACATGGCCGAGATCTGGAACCTGCCGGTGGTTTTTGTGATCGAGAACAACCAGTACGCGATGGGCACCTCCACCAAACGCTCCACGCACTCTCCCAGCTATTGGGAACGCGGCGCCGCCTATGGGATCAAAGGCGAAGAAGTTGACGGCATGGATGTGCTGGCCGTGAAAGCCGCCGGTCAAAAGGCCGTCGAAACCTGCCGTGCGGGCAAAGGCCCCTACATCCTGGAAATCAAAACCTACCGTTACCGTGGGCATTCCATGTCAGATCCTGCAAAATATCGTACCCGCGAAGAAGTTCAGAAAATGCGCGATGAACGTGATCCGATCGAAAACGTCCGCTCCCTGCTGCTCACCGGAAAACACGCCACCGAGGACGACCTCAAATCCATCGATAAGGAAATCAAGGAAATCGTGAACGAAAGCGCTGAATTCGCCAAAACCTCGCCGGAACCCGCGCTTGAGGAACTGTGGACCGATATTTACGCAAAAGCTGGGGAGGCTTGATCAATGGCTACTGAAATTCTCATGCCCGCCCTGAGCCCGACCATGGAAGAAGGCACACTTGCCAAATGGTTGGTCAAGGAAGGCGACACGGTCTCCTCCGGTGACATCATGGCGGAAATTGAAACCGACAAAGCAACGATGGAATTTGAAGCCGTGGACGAAGGCATCGTCGGCAAAATCCTCATCGCCGAGGGCACCGAGGGTGTGAAAGTGAATACCGCAATCGCGATCCTGCTCGAAGAAGGTGAAGATGCCTCAGCGATGGACGCTGCGTCTGCCGCACCGCCAGAGGCAGCGCCCGCTGCCGATGCAGGCGGCGAGGCGTCCGCGACAGCGGCCGCCGAGGCGCCTGCCCCTGCTGCGCCGCAGACTGACACGTCACCCGACTGGCCGGAAGGCACGGCACTCAAGGAACAGACGGTGCGTGAAGCGCTGCGAGACGGCATGTCCGAAGAGATGCGCCGTGATGACAGCGTCTTTCTCATGGGCGAAGAAGTTGCGGAATACCAGGGGGCTTATAAAATCTCGCAAGGCATGCTGGATGAATTTGGCGACAAACGCGTCATTGACACACCGATCACGGAACATGGGTTCGCCGGGATCGCCACAGGTGCTGCCTTTGGCGGTCTGAGACCAATAGTGGAGTTCATGACCTTCAATTTCGCCATGCAGGCGATGGACCAGATCATCAACTCTGCGGCCAAAACGCTTTATATGTCCGGCGGCCAAATGGGCGCACCTATGGTGTTCCGCGGTCCTAACGGTGCCGCTGCGCGCGTCGGCGCACAACACAGCCAGGATTATGCGGCTTGGTTCATGCAAGTACCCGGTCTCAAAGTTGCGATGCCCTATTCCGCGTCGGATTACAAAGGCTTGATGAAAACGGCCATTCGCGATCCGAACCCTGTGATTTTCCTGGAGAACGAAATCCTCTACGGACGTACCTTCGATGTGCCGGACCTTGAGGATTATACGGTACCGTTTGGCAAAGCCCGCATCTGGCGCGAAGGCGACGACGTCACAATCGTCAGCTTTGGAATCGGCATGCAATACGCGCTGGCCGCGGCGGACAAACTGGCAGAAGACGGCATTTCTGCAGAAGTTGTCGACTTGCGGACATTGCGTCCGATGGATACCGGAACCATCATTAAATCGGTCATGAAAACAAATCGTTGCGTGACCGTCGAAGAAGGCTGGCCGCAAGGATCCGTGGGGAATTACATCAGCTCAGTAATCATGCAGGAGGCATTCGACTATCTCGATGCGCCTGTGATCAACTGTACTGGCAAGGATGTTCCAATGCCCTATGCGGCCAATCTCGAAAAACTGGCGCTGGTGACCACGGATGAGGTCATCGCGGCGGTCAAACAAGTCACGTATAATTAAGGAGCGCGCAAGATGCCTACAGAAATCCTCATGCCCGCCCTGAGCCCGACCATGGAAGAAGGCACTTTGGCCAAATGGCACGTCAAGGAAGGGGACACCGTGTCTTCTGGTGACATCATGGCCGAAATTGAAACCGACAAAGCAACGATGGAATTTGAAGCCGTAGACGAAGGGACCATCGGAAAGATCCTGATCTCTGAAGGCAGCGAAGGCGTGAAAGTGAACACCGCCATCGCGATCTTGTTGGAGGACGGTGAGAGCGCTGACGACATCGGCAACACGCCAGCTCCGGCGGCGCCCGCAACCCCGACAGAAAGTGAAACGGTTCCACAGACCGCTTCTGCACCTGCTGCCGCCGCAGCGCCTGCGCCCGCCGCACCACAGGCGGCTGATGGCACTCGCATTTTTGCTTCGCCTCTTGCACGCCGATTGGCAGCAGAAAAGGGCGTTGATCTGAAAAATCTCAAAGGTTCCGGCCCGCATGGGCGTATTGTTAAGGCGGATGTCGAGGGATTGAGCGCTGCGGACGCAAAACCGTCGTCCTCTGCCGCACCTGTGGCCCCTGCCGCCTCACAGGCCAAACCTGCCATGGCGACTGGCCCGGCTGCTGACGCAGTAATGGCGATGTATGAGGGGCGCGAATTTGAGGAAATCAGCCTCAATGGTATGCGTAAAACCATTGCAGCCCGCCTGACCGAGGCCAAGCAATCCATTCCCCATTTCTATTTACGTCGCGATATAGAGCTGGATGCACTGCTTAAATTCAGAGGTGAGTTGAACAAACAGTTGGAAAGCCGGGGTGTAAAACTGTCAGTCAACGATTTCATCATCAAGGCAAGTGCACTTGCGCTGCAGGCAGTCCCCGAAGCGAATGCCGTTTGGGCGGGGGATCGTATCCTGAAGCTGAAACCATCAGATGTTGCTGTGGCGGTTGCAATAGACGGTGGATTGTTCACGCCCGTTCTGAAAGATGCAGAGATGAAATCGCTCTCCGCGCTGTCCGCCGAAATGAAAGACCTTGCAGGTCGTGCACGCGACCGAAAACTTGCTCCCCATGAATATCAAGGCGGTAGCTTTGCAATATCAAATCTGGGCATGTTTGGTATCGATAACTTCGATGCAGTCATAAACCCGCCACATGGCGCGATTCTTGCCGTTGGTGCAGGTGTCAAAAAGCCTATCGTCGGCAAAGACGGCGAATTGAGCGTTGCAACGGTCATGTCGGTGACTTTATCGGTTGATCACCGCGTGATCGATGGGGCGCTCGGCGCGCAACTGTTGCAATCCATCAAGGAAAACCTCGAGAATCCTATGATGATGCTGGCCTGACAGAGCGCATCGTTTGACATGAAAAAGCCGGGACCACTGGGTCCCGGCTTTTTAGCTTCTGGTTCGATTGATTTAATTTCGAGGACCAAGCATATGGTTCATCGAAATAGCAGGTTGGTCGCATCCCGCCTCTCCGACGATGCGCGCCGGAATTCCGGCTACTGTCTTGCACGCCGGCACTTCTTCTAAAACAACAGATCCAGCGGCAATACGGCTGCATTGCCCGACACGGATATTTCCCAGAACTTTGGCGCCCGCGCCGATCAAAACTCCATCCTCAATTTTTGGATGGCGATCTTCTTCTTCCTTGCCTGTGCCTCCCAAAGTCACAGAATGTAGCATGGAGACATTGTCACCAACCACAGCAGTTTCGCCAATTACGATCGAATGGGCATGGTCAATCATGATGCCTTTTCCGATGCGCGCGGCGGGGTGGATGTCCACACCAAATATCTCAGACACGCGCATTTGAACAAAGTATGCCAGATCACGATGACCTTTTGTCCATAAATGATGCCCGACGCGGTAAGCCTGCATCGCCTGGTAGCCTTTGAAATAGAGGATCGGCTGAAGCAGTCGGTGGCAAGCTGGATCACGCTCGTAAATCGCCACAAGGTCTGCGCGGGCCGCCTGAACAAGATCGGGTGCCTCGGCATATGCTTCCTCAACCATCTCACGAACGACCACCATCGACATCTCATTTGAGGCAAGCTTGGCGGCGATCCGGTACGACAATGCTTTCTCGATACTCTTATGGTGCAAAATGCAAGCATGCAGGAAGCCGCCCATAAGAGGCTCATCCTTTGTGGCTTGACGTGCCTCGCTGCAGATCTGGTCCCAAGCCGGGTCAACAGCGGAAATATTATGTTTGGGCTTTGCCATAACGATGATCCTTTCTGCTTACAGGTTTAACTTATCTACTAAGGAAAACCCAAACGCAAATTCGTGATGGCACCCATATCAGAATCCGATGGAGTCACTTTGAATTTGAAAACCGCATACGCTGTCTTAGGCGAGCCTCCGACAGTCGGAACGTGAAATGTAACATCCAAAACGACGTGACTTATTCGGGTGAGGGCACAAGTCGACGAGCGAGTTGTTTGGATGATTTGGAATGACGCCAATGCAGCGCAAAAACTGGGATTTCTTGCCTTGGAAGCGATCACACGTCCGCGCCTTCCAAGGAGAATCGTGTCGACTTACTCGCATTTCAATTGTGCGACGGACAGGCCGATTGAAAGGGTCCAGGAGGTCAAAGTCAATCAAGACCAGCGCTGCAGCAATATGGGCGAGAGAATTTTATGATAAAAGGGATGATCCATGCCAGTCCATAGAACGTCCAAGGTATATCAAAGCCGTCTCACAATGAGCGCAGAAGCCAAGAGTCAGCTAACAATCCCTATCGTCTGCGCGACCGTATCGCTGAAACGGGAATGTTTCGCCACCCGCGGTCAAAGCGCAAATAGAGCTGGCGCCGGACGAACCAAACCTCGCTTTGTTGCCAACCCAGACCACAGCCTGACAATTCAAGGGCGAATCGATGCCCAATCTGCAATTACCGCAGAGGCATCGAAACAAGTTGGATCCAGGTTCAGCGATGCCTCCCAAACAAAGCGGCCTGAAGGCCCACCTATTAATCGATTATGAAGTCTTAGCCTGTCACATCCAAATCCTGCGATAGCCCAGCGCCAAATACAGCGGACAATTGCGCCACTTTGATCTGATAAGGCAGAGATGCTCCATCCGCCACTTGCTGGGTCGCAGAGTAAAGCCATTCTTCCTTGGAAACTATGTCCTCACGAATAACGATCCCATTCTTAACGACTTGTACGCGATAGCGTTCGGATTCCTCCGCCAGAGGAATTTCAAGAACATCCCAACTGTCACCGTCAATTCGCGTCCTTCTAATCCAGGATGCGTTCAAATCTCCGACTTCATCAAAGCGCGCGCTCAGATGAGCCGGTGAATAAGGGCGTTCTCCGTTGCCGTTGAATGCCAGCGTCCCCTGTATGAACGATACATCGTCAACAGGCCGCCTAGCAGGACCGATCCGATAGGTTTGGGACACCCGTCGTAAGTTACGGCTCAAATCAATTTGGTCTGGCAAGCCGTTTAGCAATACGAACCACGACCCGGTGGGCCAGACAGCAGGCATTAAACCATCACTACCAAGTTGCCCCCTAAGCCTGGAGCTTAGCTGATAGGTATCTGTATCAACCAGCTCTGCCTTACCGAACTGAAAGATCTCCCAATTGTCCGCGCTCGCATCTCCAATTGCCGCCAGATTTGCGCCGGTCAGTAAGGCTTCATGCTCGACTGAACTCAGTGAACCACTGATGAGTTTGACTTCCAACGGTACGCCATTATCCAGGCGGCCTGATGGGGCAGCCGTCAAATTTGATTGCGTAATCCCCATTGTTGATCGCGCGGGGACCTGATTCATTAAGCGGTAATTGCTGTCACTCGATGATTGATATATGGCCACAGCCCCGGGCCATGGGTTTGCAGTCACAGCCACGTGAGGCGCATGCGGCACCTCATCACCAGTAAGTAAGGGCAGATCAAGAAAAAGAGCCGACACCGGAACAGGCGGTACAAAAGCTTTTGGGCTCGGGATGTCGTCAATCATCTCAGCTGACGTGTAAACTTCAGGCTCGATGCGCACAGCCTCAACAATTTGCAGCATGCCTTGTTCGACACTATCTATCCGGTACAGGGCGCGGCCTTCGGATTGATCTCCTTTGAGCTCAACAACGTCACCAGCTCCTATTGTAAGGCAAGAAGGTGGTAAAGCGAAACGGATCGCCTCGCGCGCGACACGCGCTTCTGTCAGCCAGCGCTCCGCGACTTGCCGTCCTTCACCACGGGTCAATGCAAGGGGTATCTCCGATGTCGAAACCGAATGCGTGCGCTCATCTGCCAATACAGATTCTTCGGCAAGCACGTCAAACTCAGCATCGGCTTGCACAAAGCGGAGCCTGACACGTCCGGCCATCTCAGCCTGGGCAGATCTGGATTGCTCGACCGCACCGTCCAATTCCTCACTTACGGCCAACACGCTGTGTTCTAGTGGGATCGGAACTTGACCCTGTCGCATTCGGAATATCAACAGCCCATCGCGCTCCACTGCATCAAAGGAATATCGAAGCATCAGTGGTTGCAAAGACGCGCGCGCATCGTTCACATCACTGACGGTGTAACCGCGCACAGTACCGTACAGACGACTGGTATCGAAGTTGGTCAAACCTGCTTTTCTGCAAATTTCTCCGACCACGGAAGCGAGCGGGCGTGCAGATGTTCGCCCATTGATCCAATGGCCTCGGGCATAGTTTACAGCATCCGTCCACAGGCTAGAATTATTTGGAAAATATGGATACGGGCGCGCATCCCAAGCCCAAACAAAGGCGCGGTCCATGTTGACCATCGGCAATCCATAAATGGCTGAGATGGGGTTGTTTTCCTCTTTTGCCCAATATGACACCATGGCTCGAATGTACTGAGCCTGAATAAAATCGTCGCGCGCGCCATTGGAGTACTTCGGCAAACTGCTTTCAGATGATTTCATGTCAATAAACTTGTTGGGTTGGTTCGTGCCCTTGTCAATCGAAGCACAACCCATCTCGGTAAACCAAAC
This genomic interval from Paracoccaceae bacterium contains the following:
- a CDS encoding polymer-forming cytoskeletal protein, which encodes MFSKSKINEPGQKPAEPTSTPAKPPSSSAPATPAPSEYKPSPPKAKPPASVLSADLHVTGNMKTTGDINVEGTVEGDIRAHLLTIGETATIKGEVVADDVVVNGRIVGRVRGLKVRLTSTARVEGDIIHKTIAIESGAHFEGSVQRQDDPLNPGAKTAPAKKANPAS
- a CDS encoding VPLPA-CTERM sorting domain-containing protein, which encodes MLKSAFPAICLTIAAAIASPSSAATFNNVKGVVIEGGVAPAASAPPPGLKIGDFNSAPGNPLLNVVGDTQIYGGVAHRFPGEYTDAWAMDFGTNVYDIVFNWVKKSRDFDGQILVNGVSTELSESGSLSLGRYTGLVTFDVDPIYGLFSPTRSNGRSHEVATWDLQVSTVPLPAGVVLMLSVLAGFGIMRRRKAS
- a CDS encoding phosphoglycerate kinase; protein product: MGWKTLDDMDLAGKRVLVRVDINVPVEDGHVTDTTRIDRIVPTIKDIVAGGGLPILLAHFGRPKGQYVPEMSLRVTLPALQLALGQEVVFVERPDVDALKALPAGSIVLVENTRFAAGEEANDPAMAKFLASLGDIYCNDAFSAAHRAHASTEGVAHLLPSCAGRLMQAELSALEAALSHPERPVGAVVGGAKVSSKIALLENLVGRLDLLVIGGGMANTFLAAQGARLGASLQEPDLIDTAKTIMARAQEAGCRILLPVDGRVARDFKAGAAHDVIALGPDAVLDADQMVLDAGPLSSKAVSDAFADLKTLIWNGPLGAFEMAPFDQATNAAAADAARLTKAGALISVAGGGDTVAALNQAGAAEDFTYISTAGGAFLEWMEGKELPGVAALTS
- a CDS encoding peptidylprolyl isomerase — its product is MAEIKDPENTIVLELKGGTVTIQLLPDVAPQHVERMKELTRSGQYDNVAFHRVIDGFMAQTGDVQHGDMEDGFNLRMAGTGGSDLPDVPAEFSKIPHARGSIGAARSQNPDSANSQFFINFKDNDFLNGQYTVYGQVIEGMEHVDAITKGEPPAEPDRIVSMKVVADV
- a CDS encoding DUF5930 domain-containing protein, whose protein sequence is MRTRLAIKFHGMLERHFPERRVFLKSDTDTRFIRLRSETQLIAVAGTAVFIGWTIVATAILLMDSIGSGNFRDQAKRDQQTYQARLNDLSAQRDGRAEEALAAQQRFNAALDQISAMQSELLESETRRHELETGIEVIQTSLRNTMNARDAARQELASLQDEAADTATPTIASATGTVSPVDFLSEALARTAAERDEVIADAQAALDHADDLTLEIALMQENNDQIFRQLEEAMTVSVAPLDKMFKAAGMPPQRILDQVRRGYSGQGGPLTPLSFSSRGEELSPDFLRANRLLEQMDTLNLYRIAAERAPFALPVKSAFRFTSDYGFRRDPKTGGRRMHRGVDFAASAGTDLYATADGKVIHAGWQSGYGRLIKIQHDFGIETRYAHLSKIRVKVGQRVSRGDHIGDMGASGRVTGVHLHYEVRVGGKAVNPMIYIKAAKDVF
- a CDS encoding peptidylprolyl isomerase, which gives rise to MYKAVVVSMMLAGPAAASGIEIQVTGEANGVIVIDLFEDVAPGHSERITTLAADGAYDGVVFHRVIEGFMAQTGDVQHGKAGGDMRRAGTGSSDQPDLPAEFSDVPFDRGVVGMARAQNPDSANSQFFIMFDEGYFLNGQYTVVGKVTEGLEVLDAIKLGAGPNGAVIGAPDTMEKVTVTD
- a CDS encoding septum formation initiator family protein, whose product is MSPTSRPAFGTFVFCALAMGLGTYFTFAAVQGDFGLFRRAEIVAEADALRDHLDQVKTDVARMDNLTRRLSDGFLDLDLLDEQARSVLGMIRADEIVIR
- the pdhA gene encoding pyruvate dehydrogenase (acetyl-transferring) E1 component subunit alpha, which encodes MAPRKPAKKPNVSAEDLKAYYRDMLLIRRFEEKAGQLYGMGLIGGFCHLYIGQEAVVVGLEATAKDGDKRVTSYRDHGHMLACGMDPKGVMAELTGREGGYSKGKGGSMHMFSKEKHFYGGHGIVAAQVPLGAGLAFSDKYKGNDNVTFAYFGDGAANQGQVYEAYNMAEIWNLPVVFVIENNQYAMGTSTKRSTHSPSYWERGAAYGIKGEEVDGMDVLAVKAAGQKAVETCRAGKGPYILEIKTYRYRGHSMSDPAKYRTREEVQKMRDERDPIENVRSLLLTGKHATEDDLKSIDKEIKEIVNESAEFAKTSPEPALEELWTDIYAKAGEA